Proteins encoded by one window of Synechococcales cyanobacterium CNB:
- a CDS encoding formylglycine-generating enzyme family protein, producing MTRSLIVLTGLMLVTVFRASGAEDYDFDWVTIGAVGNEPYLGDSPFGPDYAYGRGRVDSEYRIGRTEVTTGQWLEFVSTFSTQSDDMKTFARPFFWGAETDPTYDGPGQRYRLRGNMATPELLPVGEISWREARCSATGCTTASRPRSRRLSTARTTRPRGGMTAPGSQMTPRTCQTRGTGFQRLMRRSRR from the coding sequence ATGACTCGATCGCTGATCGTGCTTACCGGACTGATGCTGGTAACGGTGTTCCGTGCCTCCGGCGCGGAGGACTACGACTTCGACTGGGTGACGATCGGCGCGGTCGGGAACGAGCCGTATCTGGGCGACAGCCCGTTCGGCCCCGACTACGCCTACGGCCGCGGGCGTGTGGACTCCGAGTACCGGATCGGCCGCACGGAGGTGACGACGGGCCAGTGGCTCGAGTTCGTCAGCACGTTCTCCACACAATCGGACGACATGAAGACCTTCGCGCGTCCGTTCTTCTGGGGCGCGGAGACAGACCCGACCTACGACGGGCCTGGCCAGCGCTACCGGCTGCGCGGCAACATGGCGACGCCCGAACTGCTGCCGGTGGGCGAGATCAGCTGGCGCGAGGCGCGATGTTCTGCAACTGGCTGCACAACGGCAAGTCGTCCGCGCTCCCGGCGCTTGAGTACGGCGCGTACGACGCGTCCACGTGGGGGGATGACGGCTCCCGGTTCACAGATGACCCCACGCACCTGCCAGACGCGAGGTACTGGATTCCAACGCTTGATGAGGCGCTCAAGGCGATGA